The Sorangiineae bacterium MSr11954 DNA segment CATCTATCGAAACCTCGCCAAAGCCGAGAGACCCATTCACCGGCTCGACGAGGCGACACGGCACGTGCATTTGGCTCTCGCGGAGACCGAAGCGCTGTTCGGCGACGAGCATCCGCTCGTCATGAATACGCTGTCGCTGCTCGCGCGCTTGCTGAGTGAACAAGGCGACAGCGCGGGCACGCAAAGGGCTGCGCAACGCGCCCTGCATCTCGTCGAGAAAGGGTCTTATGCCGAGGCCCCGGCTCTCGCGCACGCGCTCTTGGACCTCGGGGCGGCCTATTTGGAGGATGGTCAGCCGGCGGTCGCGCTACCGATCTTTCGCCGCTCGTATGCCATTTGGGGCACCCCCGTGACCGGGCAGGCTACCGCGCTCGCAGGTATCGCCCGTGCGGAGGAGGCACTCGGTCATTTGGAGACCGCGCGGACCACGTTCGAGCAGGCGTTGGCCATAGCTCGACAAATGAGGGGACCTGGCCATCCGGAAATGATCAAATCCGGCGTCCGGCTGGGGCGGCTCTTGCGCACCCTGCATCGCGAGCGCGAGGCGCTGCACCTCTGCACCCAGCTGCTCGAAGCCGGCGAGCGCACTCTCGGCCCACATGGTGCTTATATCGCATTGGCCCTCTCGTGCGTGGGGGAAGCCTACGAGCAACTCGGCCGGCTCCCCGAGGCGCTCGTGGCGCTCGAACGAGCCGAAATGCTCCTCGACGAGGAGACGACACCCCCTCGGGGCGAGTACCGCGCCACGACCCGCTTCGCCCTTGCGCGCGTTCTGTGGCGGACGGGCGGCGACCGAGCGCGCGCCCGACGCCTGGCCCACGAAGCACTGGACAGCTACCAGCACGAGAGCCGCGCCAACACCCCAAACGCGGTTGCCGTCCGAGCCTGGTTGACGAAGTTGCCTTTGCAGTAACCTCGGTAACCGCATGAAAGACAAATGACGAACGACGAACGACGGCGCGCGCGCCGCCGAGCGCTCAAACGAGCCCGAGCTTGACCCTCAAAGGCGGCCCCAAAATCGTAGCGCCGTATTTCTCGGCGAGCTCCTCGAAGGTGGCGGGATCGGCCGATTGCCGCCGAAGGCGGGCTTCTTCGGCGAGGAAGCCATCGAAGCCGCCGAAGGTCATCAAGTTGATGGCTTTGACGGGGGGTTGATCGTTTCGGATGTTGTCGAAGGTGTGGGCGACGCCGGGTGGGATGGTCGCGAAGTCGCCGGGCCCGAGGTCGAAGGTTTCGTCGTCGACTTGAAGGGTCAGAATGCCCTCGAGGACATAAAA contains these protein-coding regions:
- a CDS encoding cupin domain-containing protein, producing the protein MVNAHIVRSSEGEAHEGVPWLFKATARHTQGRFDFLVGTVDYFTGPPLHSHREQEDTFYVLEGILTLQVDDETFDLGPGDFATIPPGVAHTFDNIRNDQPPVKAINLMTFGGFDGFLAEEARLRRQSADPATFEELAEKYGATILGPPLRVKLGLV